Proteins from a genomic interval of Salvelinus sp. IW2-2015 linkage group LG14, ASM291031v2, whole genome shotgun sequence:
- the LOC111973590 gene encoding LOW QUALITY PROTEIN: retinol dehydrogenase 11 (The sequence of the model RefSeq protein was modified relative to this genomic sequence to represent the inferred CDS: deleted 1 base in 1 codon), translated as MEVKTDWLKRGFLKSPKRISFSIRNTEMEKIRSLITKRWSSDVRLDGKTAIVTGANTGIGKETALDLVKRGARVILACRDMEKAELAVSDIVREMGGAKVEARKLDLADTKSICEFAENIYNTEKVLHFLINNAGVASCSYSTTVDGYEMQLGVNHLGHFFLTFLLLDLLKHSAPSRVITVSSSAHAMGRIHFEDLNSEKEYHPVKAYVQSKLANILFTRELAKRTAGEYGCVCFHASDPGLVNTDLMRHIKRPLQLMFKKFSYFLKTPAEGAYTTLYCILTPDSELTSGGYYSGCAQAVCARAASDEGTALKLWAVSCHLLGICWR; from the exons ATGGAAGT aaagacagactggTTGAAGAGGGGATTTCTGAAGTCTCCCAAGAGGATATCATTT TCTATCAGAAACACAGAGATGGAAAAGATCCG GTCCCTGATCACTAAGCGCTGGTCGTCTGATGTTCGTCTGGATGGGAAGACTGCGATCGTGACGGGAGCTAACACTGGCATTGGCAAGGAGACCGCCTTGGACCTGGTCAAGAGAG GTGCACGCGTCATCCTGGCCTGCAGGGACATGGAGAAGGCGGAGCTTGCGGTCAGTGACATCGTCAGGGAAATGGGAGGGGCCAAGGTGGAAGCCAGGAAGCTTGACCTCGCTGACACCAAGTCCATCTGTGAATTTGCTGAAAACATCTACAACA CGGAGAAGGTGCTTCACTTCCTGATCAACAATGCAGGTGTGGCCAGCTGTTCTTACAGCACCACTGTAGATGGATACGAGATGCAGCTTGGAGTCAACCACCTGG GTCACTTCTTTCTGACTTTCCTCCTATTAGATCTGCTGAAGCACTCCGCCCCCTCCCGTGTCATCACTGTGTCGTCATCGGCCCACGCCATGGGCAGGATCCACTTTGAGGACCTGAACAGTGAGAAGGAATACCACCCTGTCAAGGCCTACGTCCAGAGCAAACTGGCTAATATACTGTTCACTAGAGAGCTGGCCAAGAGGACCGCGGGtgagtatgggtgtgtgtgtttccatgcaT CTGACCCCGGGTTAGTGAACACTGATCTGATGCGTCACATAAAGCGCCCCCTACAGCTCATGTTTAAGAAGTTCAGCTACTTCCTCAAGACGCCAGCAGAAGGAGCCTACACCACTCTGTACTGCATCCTGACCCCTGATTCTGAACTCACCTCTGGGGGTTACTATAG tgggtgTGCACAGGCAGTGTGTGCCAGGGCTGCTAGTGATGAAGGCACCGCTCTCAAACTCTGGGCTGTTAGCTGTCATCTACTGGGCATCTGCTGGAGATGA